The sequence CTGATTTATTCTTGACCTTGATCCATTCTATATAATCTTTAGAAAAAGGTGAAGCGGGTATTTTTTCATGCGCAAACTGGCAAAAATGTATATAGTCCGCGCCCTGACCCGATTTGCCTTGCCTGCCGCCATTTTGCCGCACTCAAGTCCATCGGGGTAATGACACCGATCAAAGGATTTTTTTATGAAGCACATTCTTTTACTGCTGGCTTTCGGCGCCGGTTGCTGCCTCCCGGTGCAGGCGGGTATAAATACCTTGTTGCGGCGCTTTCTGGGCGAACCCATGCAGGCCGCGCTTGTTTCATTTGCTGTGGGCACGGTGGCACTGTGGGTGTACAGTCTGGCGGCACGGCACACATGGCCTTCCATTTCTCAGCTTTCCGCTGTTCCGTGGTGGATGTGGACAGGCGGCGTGCTTGGCGCAATTTTTGTGAGTTGCACCATCTTTCTTGCGCCCCGGCTGGGCGCTGCCACCATGACTGCCGTCATGTTGTCGGGCCAGTTGGTGGCCTCTGTGCTGCTTGACCATTATGCCCTTGTGGGCTTTCCCGAACACCCCGTTTCACCACTGCGCCTTGCGGGCATTGCCCTGCTTTTTGCGGGCGCGTGGCTTGTGCGGGTGTTTTAACACAAGCAGAACCCAGCACAGGGCTTTCACTGCGCGCGCCATCTTGAGCTGTGCCGCACTAAGGGCTACAGTATCTGCAAATTGCCGCATCACAAGGAACATGCCATGCAAAGAACCCTTATCATAGACGCCCTCGCA is a genomic window of uncultured Desulfovibrio sp. containing:
- a CDS encoding DMT family transporter is translated as MKHILLLLAFGAGCCLPVQAGINTLLRRFLGEPMQAALVSFAVGTVALWVYSLAARHTWPSISQLSAVPWWMWTGGVLGAIFVSCTIFLAPRLGAATMTAVMLSGQLVASVLLDHYALVGFPEHPVSPLRLAGIALLFAGAWLVRVF